The Anopheles maculipalpis chromosome 3RL, idAnoMacuDA_375_x, whole genome shotgun sequence genomic sequence aaaacatatgaataaattaaattaaataattccaTCCCCGGGCTAGTGCGAATGCGAATACAATTGCCAAACTAAAAATAAGTACAGTTAGGTACGTCCTACAATATACGGTGCCTTGTTAGTGGTGTATTGCATAAGGAGATGGTATGCCCTCTTTGTGCTTGCTGTGTTTCACTATACGAAATCTTTTGGCCAACATTCTAAACTCTTTCCTCTAGCAAATGGCAATCATGGTACGGCAACGAGCGTACCAATTTATTGTTAGCAAAGCAGCGCAAATTCAATTGATGATAAACGTAAGGTAGCTAAGAAAGATGAAATAATTCTCCACTAACCGAGCGCACAGCTCTCGCCTCACGGTGGCGGTGAACTTGTTGAACAGACACAGTGTGGCCGCCGTCCCGAACACCACATTGTACAGCAGCACGATCATAAAGTTGCCCAACCACTCGATTTGACCGAAATCGCCGAGCAGATCGAAATTTGTAATACCTGAATAGAGATTGGAAAGAGTTTTGTGGTTAATAATTCGCTTGTATCGATGGTACGGGGGAAGAAGTTCTGCCGTGTTGTGATACTTGCCTAGAATGCGTGCGAGAAGTGGTAGCGCTGAGCTAAGGATCAGCACGAGACCACAATTCGCAATGAGCTGCGGCATGGAAGTGTTGCGCCGCCTTGGACGCACATTGTACATGAACGGCATCGTGTAGAGCCCTACGGTGGACGTAACACCCAGGTAGGTGATAATGCACACCTCCAGCGTTGCGCCCAACGGTCCGAGCTTTGATAGGGACGTAATCCCAAGTGTGAATTGCTGCAATTGCACAAgggaaagaaacgaaattttCTTGAGTTTATGAAACCTTGTTTTTTGAACATTCAAGTTATTGCTAGTTTTCCCTTACCCTCGTACTTAACGGGACAGCCTTGATGCCGATCAATAGTTCTAGCGTGTTCTGCACGACCAACAGGACCGCAATGCCGGTAAGAATCAACAATAGCAGCATCGCTATCGGATAGACCAGATTTCTCTGCAGCGCCGAAGAGCTTCGTTGCTTGTCTGTGgcgaaagagaaggaaaaaatcaaatatatATTCAAAACAGACACAGAGAACTAATTGAATAAACTTACCTAGCACTTTACGTTCAGACTCTAGCTCTCTCAGTCTTTCAAACAGCTTGGCCGATTCATGCGTACTGCCATTAGTGGCTGTCTTGATTTGATACAAATCATCCAGCCCGGAGCAAAGTTTGGCAGGCGTTAGATCTATCGTTGTTACACTCTTTAGCTCTGTACCAGGCGGGAAACCAAGATGAGCGGATCAGATAAACGAATATCCTTAGGACACACATAGCGATCGCATTCTTACCTATGTTAAGGTTAGCGTTGGCCAGCTTGCGCTTAACGGTCGCCTCCTCAATGTTGAAGGCGTGGAATTCTTCATTCACGTCACGCAAAAGGTTTGGTTTGACCAGCACCTGGCCCACCACAGCGAACAGTCTTACGAAACCCAATGGGGTGCAAACTGAAAgtatggaaaaataaacaaaagagcagatttaaaaaattgttgcaaaattaacaacaaaaaaatgatagTGGCATTGTAAACCTCCGACATCGGTGGCGTTGGAGAAACATCCTACGGGCATCCCTGGCCTTTAGTCTAGGCGttgcaaaacatttccttttcttaGCAAGCAGACAAGAGagtgcaaacaacaaaataacgcACCCGTCAGGAACGGTTGACGGTTACCAAGGAGACGAACTTCGCATTTAGCAGTCCTTGGACGGTGGCTTCCAATCAACAAGCGAACTTGTGTAGTTAACAACGCGCATTACGACGAGCACAGGTCTGTGGTGCCCTTTGTTTGGCTACACAGTTGCAGTCGACAGGAAGCCATTCAGGCGCCTAGTGTTGTGATTCATTTTGCTGCTACTAAAAACTAACTTTCATCAGAATGATGTCCAAAGAGGACGAGGAAGCGTTCGAGGCGGGTTTAAGCAAGGTGGACGAAGTGATGAGAATACTCAGCCTAATGACCAGCGGTGACAAAGCCAAGGAACAGATGGGTGTCGCATTTGCCGACCAGTAAGTTTAAATTGGGAAACATCATTAAGCAGGAGATCGTCCTTAATAAAATGTGCTGCTTTGGTTTGGATTTTAACAGATTTCTTGGCACTGATACGGCCACAAAGCACAAGGAAGAAACGAACGTTGAAAACTTTATCGTTCGCGTTAATCAGGAACGGACCGTTATCAACCATCCAACATCCGACGAACCACCGCTCGAGCAACCGATGCAGGACAAGTACGCCTTTATGGCCGAAATCGAACGGGACGCTGCAAGGCGTGCAGCAGAGCGGCGCGAACGAGAACAGGTTGCCCAAGGCTTGCGGCGGGCCGGTAATCGAGCATTTCGGCGGGGCGAATACGAACAGGCGATCAATATGTACTCGAAAGCGATCGATCAAATACGCGACAGTCCGATACTGTACAATAATCGTGCGCTGGCATACATTCGGATCGAGCTGTACAAACGGGCCATCATCGATTGTGACTTTGTGATCAGCAAGTTGGATGAGAAAAATTTACGCTCGTGGATTTTCCGTGCCCAAGGATATTACCGGCTGGGGGAGCTGAAGGCGTACGAAAAAAGTGTCGCCGAAGCGAGAAAACACAATCCCCGGGAGCTCGCGTACATCGATCGGATTGTGCGAGAAATTGAGGGTAAATCGGCAGCAATCGGCACGGTTGGGGAGGAGCAAATGGGAGCGACTGGTGATGAACACTCGGGAGAAAAAATAGTGGAAGCTGAGGTGGCggaggcagcagcagtaacaacCACTCTGAGCCAGGATCGGTTTGCTACGAAACCTTTACCGATGGACGATGTACAATCCACTTCATCTGGAGAGCTTTCAGAAGGTTAGAACGAGTCCCGCGAAAAACGAATGTCGCGTGTTAATGTACAATAAAATTATCTCAAATTAAGTAACATTTCTTGTTCGGAAAGTTGATGAATTTTTCTACACACGTCACTGCCCCGATCCGAAAATGAACGATTCGTTACGATTTTGACGAATCGTCGACCGACACTGAGTGGTTTTTGCGGTTGATGCGCGCTTTGTTTACATGACTATTGATTAAACATTGTTACGCCAAAAAGGCTGCCATCGCTGGGCAGACATCCATCCGCACTTTTCGGTAACTACAGCAAGACACCTGTCATACGGGACAAGGTCTAGGATGTGGTTTGAACCACAAGTCGAAGGATACGATTTTGTCAGTGTCCACCACCTTCGGCGGTgccgatggatggatggtgttGCGAATACGGCAGCCGCTAGTTTGCGTACAACTGATTGGAACTGTTTGAGTTAGCTCAAACGGAAAAGAGATGTTTTACTAGCAAAGAGCGGCAACTCGGAGATCTGACATCTGACACTGATATTAAATATTCTATTACAATCTTGCGTAAGAGACCACCGTACGTTGTCTTTTTCTAGACGGCTCATTATTCCGTTGCGGTTGGACAAGATGTAACGATTACGTGCTTCGTCTAGCATAGCAAAAGGCGCCATAAGAATAACTACTAATCCCTAAGCTTATcgtaatgcaaaacaaaaattggattGAGAGTACAGGTGTGGCGGGAAAATGCCAGCAAAAACACTTACCTAATAATAACAGTAcaccaaaaaaggacacacacgagtacaaaaatggcaaatggcaTTTGGCTAAATCTGGTTTCGGGTTTGCGATGGtcgacataaaaaaaagagaagagaaaaaaacatttaaataaacaatcgaatcgcaacaaacaacaagTAAATACAACGGCAGAACTTACTCAGCAGCGCCTGAAAGGTGTTCCGTTCCGGATCACCCAGGGCGGATATGATGTACGTGGTCGCAAACACGATGAAAGCGAGCAGCGAAAACACGGTAAACGTTTCGTACACCCGCGCCATAATGCCCTTCTTGTGGCCGCTGAAGCCGGACGATTCGGTAAACAGGTAGGTGAAGGGCAACAGCACAAACAGTGCCAGATTCGAGAACAGAAATATGTAGTTCCAGAGCCCTGTaacacacaaacgaaaaacaaaaaagattaaGATATTTGTCATTGAGCGGGAAACGGGACATAAACTGTTTGGGGGGTTTGGTCGGGCATTTGACGTACCTTGTATTAGTGAGCTGTTCAACCACTTCACGTAGTAACTGTTGGGGTAGAGGATGAGCACCTCGTTGCTTGCGATCGAGATGGGAAGTAGCAGCGCAGCACCGACCGCCACGGAAAAGGAGAAGCTGCATAACCATAAGCTGGGtgggtgcagcagcagcagcagcagcataaaaaggcaaaagaaaacatgtaCAAAAATAGTTAGTGAAGCGGAACAATAGTAGGGCCTGGTCGGAGGTTTTGGAGGGCGCGAGGTTGATGGGATTGGTTTATTGTTTGGTGTCATGAATGCAAATGTGCATTACGAATGACGAATCGCACAATGAGACAACAATCGCAACCGTTATGCATCACGTGTGGCGCAATATGTTGAATTCAAATTCTTGGGGAAGATTTAAATTatctaaaaaattaaaacaggAAAGGACTGCTTAAAAATACATGAATTGTTAGTTTTATCttggaacaaataaaattattcaaaaaaaatttaatttttaaacaaataactCAAAAATACTTGGAGAAATttaataatgaataaataaagagcagaattcttttttgaaacataaacacaaGTAAATCGTTGAATTAATTCATAAGACaaaataaagttaaaaaattatagcaaaagaattttaaaaataaacctaaTTTCTGCAgacaatttttaacaaaaaaacaaaatatagcAAATACGTTTAAAACATACAATTCCGTTGCCTTGTGAATTCTTCCCTTCCTTACCTAATTCGATACACTGTAATTTCATCGTCGTCAGTAGCAAATAAGTCGTCCCGATCGCGCCTTCTGAAGCGATTGATCAGCGCATAGCTTCCAAGataaagcaacagaaacagtAACATAAAGATCTGCAAATAAACATTGAAGAAAAGTTGATTAAATTACGAAAGAGTTTACTTAGTCGTTCAATTATTGTACATTTTTATCATTGAAACCAGGACAAACCGCTCAGTGCCGCCCCATTAAGGCCTGTTTGAAAATCGATCACACCAATTACCCAATCGGATGCCATGCCCGAAGCGTGCAATGATCCGTGTATCAGAACGATCGTCTCAACTTTCCAATCGCAACTTGTTTCTTCGTTCGATGCACCAGCATTCTTCAACCATAAAACTGCATTCAAACAGACTGCAACAGTCACGCATCGTTTCATGGCGAAGGTGGGTTCGGACGCGACAGTTTCGCTTTAGTATGGCCAGAGTGTGTCGCTGTAGGTTAACGGAGTTCCAGTAGAGCTATTTTTGGTGCGTCGAAATCGTTTCGTTTGGTCTGAACAACATACGGCAGTGATTTGCTCCCTTTTTGGAGCGAGCAGAAATTAAACCTCCGAGAACAGGAGAATGGAAtcgaaataattttttgtttaaaaaaaacaagttcatCATGTTTGACACCATAAGCAAATCATGTCAGGCTGAAAAAATCCTGCTTTCGTCGCTGGACATCAACCATCCAGTGAATGTAACGGGAAAATCCACTAAATGGTTGTTGTCAATGCTCGCGCTCTTCCAGACGATCGGTGCTAACGGAAGAGGTGCTTGGTTTATTACAGTTATGGACAACGTTTTAATCTCGATATTGAGGCGGATAGTGGTGCGGCCCGCTGCTGAAGCACAATGCAAAAAACGTGAATTGAACGTTACTATTACGCTGCCCAACAAACTGGAAAGAAGAGGTAGAATTGAGGAAACTGTCCCGTGAATGGGATTGCTTGGGAAGTTCGGATTTGTCTATCAGAGGACAGAGGTCTATCAGAGTGAATCGATTAGCAACGAGCATTGAATACTATCATTTGGATTTGTTATCATACTTCTGCTTAGAATTTATTCAAACTGCTCGTGTTTTGTATgtgcgacagtggcgccggtttttcacacgacaggactgtGGTTCAAAATGCCATCCGGGACCgttccaccgtagtgagggccaactatccaactatgtggtgtCAATAAAGTCTAGTCAAGTTGGAGATCgctaggccaagaagaagaatttaaaaaagcagCGTAAGAAtgcatttccctttttttttcgacaaacATTCTGCCTGCAAGCCGTCTAGACCTACTGATGACAATCACATCACGCAAACACTAAAATTTTCGTTAACTCTCTTCAAACACACTCAATTGTGTGACAAATATTTGAGCACAACAGTAACTACCGTGGCTGTtgtgacgaaaaaaaaaagcaccaatcGTCACGCCAGCCAGCCATCATGCTTTACGACTCGTCGACGCGAGACTCTCTTCTTTCGGATGGCACGGTGCTGGTCACGTGCCGTGGGAAAGAGGAGTATGATTTGTTTGCGGACCACCCAAAAGCTAACCGTTTCCGTGCAtatggagaaggagaaggttttatttatgtaagGAGGTTTATGAGTTGTTTGACGATTTACTTTTTGGGTCTTTCGAGTTGAGGTTGGAAACAATTGAGGGTTGCTGGAAAATAAATGACCGATTATTGCTCGTAAAGCATGTTCGACAAATATAGTTTGTTCTTACGCCATAGACCGTAAACGTTTAATATTGGCAATGAGTATTGAGGAGACACAGCTAGGCTCTTTTCGTGATCTGCTCGACAATCAGACGTACTGGAGCCTTTTTTTCTGAGCGCCGTGGAAAAGTGTCCTACTGAATACTAACTGTACGAGAATTTGTGTACCTTATACATATTTATGCGCCATTTGTATATTGCATATAGGGAATCTTTGCCTCTTCCAAGTCAACTTTAAGTCATCAGTGGTATTGGCTTTGAACTTCAGAACGCGATAGTGAAGTTTATAATTGCTTGCCTTAATGAAGCTCCCTCACTGATAAGGAGGATGATGGGATGGAATTATCATCGTAATTTTTCCCCAGTATGCTAGTAATAGCACTTAATACGAGCTaagattgaaatattttcagtTTTTACTGGAGTGAATGAAGACTTATGGGccgaaaaatatgttttatgattatttagaaataataatttaataagcAGTTACAGCGATGCCATCATAAGTAAAAGGATCCAGGAATGACATGCCATAGGCTCTCGAAGTTTTTGTAGAGCCGAAGAGGCTGAAGTAGGAGTGTCTCCATCATCGTCCTCTTCAAAACAGTACGAACTGATAACCCTTGCCGCacaaaatgtaaatattaaaattaaataactcaTTTTAAACTAACAAAATATGCAAACGTTACAGCTTTCAAATCCCTCCTAAAAACACCACCCAAAAGGTTAATAACCTTCGCCttaaagaaaagcaaagcgTGAATCAACACAATCATACCAATAAAGTCAAATTTCCAACTatatgctaaaaataaaacatcaaataaatgtttcccTCGCTTGGGGGTGCTTACATTTCTCGGCTCTTGCTACAATCATTCATAAATCTAATCCCCCGTAGTGCATGCAGTAGTGCCTGGGGTTGCATGTAAAACCGATTTCCAGCAAAGTGCATCTGCACGCAAAGCACCAGCAGATACTGGGGCGCATACCGTTCCGTTGGCGGAACGGCAAAGGAACGATTGAGGCCTGGTGCAGTGGTTTCGTCGGTAGCAcaaaaacagccacatcaTAAGTCATGCAACACTGCCGAAAAGAGCTTAAACTGCAATCGGACGGACACGATGAAACACGAAACTACCGAGTTTCGATGGAATGCAGATCTGTTATGCATTTGtttcttcgcttctttttGTCCTACAACAATAAAGCTACAGCTGCACCAGTCGCCGCTTGTTGTTCCTCAACCCATTCGCTGGGGCGTGTagaagttatttttatttatggattaatgtacaaaaaaacaaaaaacaagcatgCAACGCGGAACCACGAACACGCGGTTAGATGATGATAAGCTAAGTCTGGCTGCTGTGCAAAATTGCGTGCGAGATGATTCAACAAAACGgccaacaaacacaccacttgcgtttcgctttcgtttggGCCAACAGTAGTGTGGTGCATTTGTAACGATTGCTGCTGTAGCCAACGATCTACTGGCTAGCTCTACTAGACCAAACATTGACCTCAGGTCCATTGGGTTGAGACACATTGGACTTGGGTTGCATAAGTTTTGCTGCCAAAAGGGACGATAgggatttaaaaatatatctgCTAAACTTCCGAGGGTGTTCCAAAGTTGGAACAGACAATTGTTGTACTTTCAAACACAAGGAACTCTTCGCTCTAGCAACACATTCAACACACATGCTCTAGCGCGATTATTGTGTGCCTCCGCGGATAGTGCAGCTACGCACTTGCGTTAGAAGCGACAGAAAGAAAATAGCGTGTTGCGTGTCCACCGGAAGCTGTTTTGATTGTGACGATTTTAACTGAAGACTGGTGTGCAATGGGCCTAGTGGCGAACAAAGAGAACCCTAGTCTTTAGCAAGGGTGAGGGTAAATATAACTAGTTTGGAATTCTTTCCCGTAGGGGATGGAAAATTGTGGCGCAAAAGGACAATTTTGAACGTAGAATCAGATGTGTGTTAAGTTTGTAGTTTTAAGGAACCTATGTCTAGTATTCAGAAGCAATAATGGACCGTAAATTATAAGATGTATGAATATAAAGCAGCTCATCAAGTACCCTTATCTCCTTCCAATATCTTCAAACTGATTTAAAAGAATCGAATCAAGATTGCATCTAACTTTAGACTGGTCCGTTTAATCCATAAGCAACGgaataaacacacaaagcagctgtccagcagcagcagcagtagtttaCAGTCTCACGTGCCCAGTGGCGTCTGTTTACTAAACAAAGAAGCACAACGTCATAACGTTCATTGGGGAGACCTCCAAGGCAAAAACCACGTAGTAAACAAAACGTTGCAGGTCCTCCTAGACCGTCGTTCTTTTTTCCGATTTAATTGAAGCCAGTCATGACGAAACCCGTCgtggtttgtttacattttcttctacaCTAACTGAAACACAAGTATCGGAATCAACTCAACTAAACAAACGTCTGCATGTGTCCGAGATGATGCTTCCTGTGCTCTCATGTGCTCCTACAGTCTTCTACAGCAACGTCACAAACAACTTATCGATTTAATTCGTGATGCAGTATGGTCTGCCGAAGAACTGCAACTTCAGCTCAACTTGCCAAGTTCCCATTTCCCTCGAGTGACACGCATTTCAAGGTACAAAGTGTGACTGTAACGCAATGTGGCACGAGGGCACACACGCGCGAGCGCACGCAATGGCAAATACCGCTGATAAGCGCTGATATGTGCACCGATATCACAGTGCAGAGAACGATGCTTTGCACCTGCTACACAATACTATCAAGAAAGCGGCGGCCATTGAGCTATCGAGCGAAGTTTAAGGGCTATCGATTTCCGGTCAAAATATTGCATTGCCACATTAACTGCTTAGCAATAATACAATATCCGGTTTAAGGATATTAAGTGCAGAAGGGACatctttcaaattttgaaTCGTAATCCGTAAGCTTTTTGAGACATTAAGAATTGTACTTTAGAGTGTTAATAGTCAGACTTTCTTGCCACGACTGATCACATAACTAATCGAACGCTACGGTTCTTCCACAGACACCTCTACTGTCCACAAATATTACACACTAGCACAACAAACCGTGCAAAAAGTCCAAAAGACATTCCAAAAGATAAGAcaacgaaaaacgaacaagcaACTTACATCCATTTGTACCTCATGTCATGTCTTTTGGGTTGCCGAAACATCCGGACACCTAGGAACCTTCAGTCGAGGTAGATTGCTCTTCTAAATATAGTGCGTGTTACAATACCGGCAAGAACCAAGCTCCATCTATGTGAAGCGAAATCTTCAGCATGAGGGTTGGTTCGGGTGTGAATCTTTGTCCGGTCTCTCCAAAGTCCTAACTGTATTCGATCGTTTCTAGCTTGTGCCATATCGCTCAACAGCTTGCCGACCCGAATCGATACTACTTTTCCTGCTGGCCATCGCGCTAGTACTGATTGTCCATCAATATTCACGCGCAGTGTTTGAGCAAAATGCGTTACTTCAGTATAGACACAATAAAGAGCCGCTGGAGAGCAACGAGCAGGCACCGGGCCATATGGGGCAACCGGTAATAATTCCCGAGAACCCAACAGGTCAACTACCGACCAGTGTTAAGGAACGGATAGATCTTGGCTGGCAACGGCAGGGTTACAATCAATTCGTTTCTGATCTGATCTCCGTTCGACGTGTGTTGCCTGAGGTGCGTGATCCTTGGTGTCGGCAGAACATC encodes the following:
- the LOC126562059 gene encoding protein Lilipod, which encodes MEQDEEQEVPDIREQMFHNTVREHIIFMLLFLLLYLGSYALINRFRRRDRDDLFATDDDEITVYRISLWLCSFSFSVAVGAALLLPISIASNEVLILYPNSYYVKWLNSSLIQGLWNYIFLFSNLALFVLLPFTYLFTESSGFSGHKKGIMARVYETFTVFSLLAFIVFATTYIISALGDPERNTFQALLNLAKCHLPFLYSCVSFFGVLLLLVCTPLGFVRLFAVVGQVLVKPNLLRDVNEEFHAFNIEEATVKRKLANANLNIELKSVTTIDLTPAKLCSGLDDLYQIKTATNGSTHESAKLFERLRELESERKVLDKQRSSSALQRNLVYPIAMLLLLILTGIAVLLVVQNTLELLIGIKAVPLSTRQFTLGITSLSKLGPLGATLEVCIITYLGVTSTVGLYTMPFMYNVRPRRRNTSMPQLIANCGLVLILSSALPLLARILGITNFDLLGDFGQIEWLGNFMIVLLYNVVFGTAATLCLFNKFTATVRRELCARLVENYFIFLSYLTFIIN
- the LOC126562707 gene encoding tetratricopeptide repeat protein 12-like produces the protein MMSKEDEEAFEAGLSKVDEVMRILSLMTSGDKAKEQMGVAFADQFLGTDTATKHKEETNVENFIVRVNQERTVINHPTSDEPPLEQPMQDKYAFMAEIERDAARRAAERREREQVAQGLRRAGNRAFRRGEYEQAINMYSKAIDQIRDSPILYNNRALAYIRIELYKRAIIDCDFVISKLDEKNLRSWIFRAQGYYRLGELKAYEKSVAEARKHNPRELAYIDRIVREIEGKSAAIGTVGEEQMGATGDEHSGEKIVEAEVAEAAAVTTTLSQDRFATKPLPMDDVQSTSSGELSEG